Proteins from a genomic interval of Lacticaseibacillus pabuli:
- a CDS encoding zinc ribbon domain-containing protein: MDQKQYVCPKCGNTSYESDQFQATGGTFTKLMNVQNKRFVTISCTQCGYTELYKAKTSTGMNVLDFLMNS; the protein is encoded by the coding sequence ATGGATCAGAAACAGTACGTTTGCCCTAAGTGCGGCAACACAAGCTACGAGAGTGACCAATTTCAGGCAACAGGTGGGACCTTCACCAAGCTGATGAACGTGCAAAACAAGCGCTTCGTGACTATCAGCTGCACCCAGTGTGGTTACACCGAACTGTACAAGGCAAAGACCAGCACGGGGATGAACGTACTGGACTTCCTGATGAACAGCTAA
- a CDS encoding MFS transporter produces MDTSFNKSTDQARVQVAHPMLAMVSILLGAFVGMFSETSLNIALPSLTVSLHITTATASWLVTGYMLMIGMVLPFSSFISKWFTTRQVVIFGLSDFIVGALIAATAANFPVLLIGRMIQGVATGLILPLMFTVAMQVFQPSKLGAAMGLCALVILFAPVIGPTVTGLILASLNWHWVFWLFEPFLVVALIFAVVSLRNVGEITRPKADVIAILESIVGFASLVAGSSLASSRGWGSPVVLGLLALGIIVLAFYTHRQLHATTPILNLRVFAIPAFRTGALLVMIDFSVILSTMYLLPMYIQKGLLIPVALAGIVMLPGGLINAGVAALAGRLYDRYGAKTPTRVGLIIALIGAVTLALTNSHSSIVLVIVAHIIIMIGSPLALSPAQTHALSALSGAQAADGSTIMNTMQQIVGAIATALVTSLLSLGVANASSKPANVAFTNGVHYGVYFTIVLLVVGLLLTHYIQKPNEENSL; encoded by the coding sequence ATGGATACTAGTTTCAACAAATCGACAGATCAGGCTCGCGTACAGGTGGCACATCCCATGCTCGCCATGGTCAGTATTTTACTCGGTGCATTCGTGGGGATGTTCAGTGAAACATCCCTCAACATTGCGCTCCCCAGCCTGACTGTGAGTCTACATATCACCACGGCGACGGCATCTTGGCTCGTGACGGGCTATATGCTCATGATTGGGATGGTCCTGCCATTCTCTAGCTTTATCAGCAAATGGTTCACTACCAGGCAGGTGGTCATCTTTGGCCTGAGTGATTTCATCGTGGGTGCATTGATTGCGGCCACTGCTGCCAACTTTCCGGTGTTGCTGATAGGGCGCATGATCCAGGGTGTTGCGACGGGACTGATTCTGCCGCTGATGTTCACCGTGGCAATGCAGGTCTTCCAGCCTAGCAAACTTGGTGCCGCAATGGGCTTGTGCGCATTGGTCATTCTTTTTGCACCCGTCATCGGGCCAACTGTGACGGGGCTCATCTTGGCGAGTCTGAACTGGCACTGGGTGTTCTGGTTGTTCGAACCATTCTTGGTCGTGGCGTTAATTTTCGCCGTTGTCAGTCTGCGGAATGTGGGCGAAATCACGCGGCCTAAAGCGGATGTCATTGCCATCTTGGAATCCATCGTCGGCTTTGCTAGCTTGGTTGCCGGTTCAAGTCTGGCCAGCAGCCGCGGTTGGGGTTCACCCGTCGTGCTAGGTTTGCTGGCACTAGGCATCATCGTGTTGGCGTTCTACACACACCGTCAGCTGCACGCAACGACACCAATTCTGAACTTGCGCGTCTTTGCGATTCCCGCATTCCGGACGGGGGCACTACTTGTGATGATTGACTTCAGTGTCATCCTGTCGACGATGTACTTACTGCCGATGTACATTCAGAAGGGCCTGTTGATTCCGGTCGCTCTTGCAGGGATTGTCATGTTACCGGGTGGTTTGATTAATGCGGGTGTTGCGGCATTGGCCGGTCGCCTCTACGATCGCTATGGTGCCAAGACACCAACGCGGGTCGGGTTAATCATTGCGCTGATCGGCGCCGTGACGCTGGCCCTGACGAATAGTCACAGTTCAATCGTTTTAGTTATCGTTGCGCACATCATCATCATGATTGGGAGTCCACTCGCATTGTCACCGGCGCAAACCCACGCATTGAGCGCTTTGTCTGGCGCGCAGGCCGCGGATGGCAGTACCATCATGAACACCATGCAGCAGATTGTTGGTGCGATTGCGACGGCTCTGGTGACCAGTTTGCTGAGCCTCGGTGTCGCAAACGCAAGTAGCAAGCCTGCGAACGTCGCTTTCACGAACGGGGTGCATTACGGGGTTTACTTCACGATTGTGTTACTGGTCGTGGGGTTGCTACTGACGCATTATATTCAAAAGCCGAACGAGGAAAATTCGTTGTAA
- the coaBC gene encoding bifunctional phosphopantothenoylcysteine decarboxylase/phosphopantothenate--cysteine ligase CoaBC: protein MKNLNGMHITLYVSGSIAAYKSAVLCRLLIKAGADVQVVLTAAAAQFVTPLTFQTLTQRPVLTDLFSATSEDPIKHISVADWTDIAIVAPASADLLAKMAHGLADDAASSTLLATVAPKFVAPAMNSHMWQNPATQRNVAQLRADGVHFIDPGVGFLAEGYSGSGRLAEPEAIVDALSDFIRTSGQQLLAGRTVLVSAGGTREAIDPVRYIGNRSSGKMGYALARAARALGAQVTLVTTAPLPDPSGIATVRVESAAQMQQEMTDRFATSDITLMAAAVADFAPAEVAKHKIKKQPDTTGLDLQLQKTPDILASLGKRKRSDQFLLGFAAETDDLLKNASAKLAAKGADMFAANDVSNPAIGFGSDNNRVTLLTKDEDPLQLETASKDDLALNILKQIAIKLRDN, encoded by the coding sequence ATGAAAAATCTAAATGGCATGCATATCACCCTTTATGTTTCCGGCAGTATTGCCGCTTACAAGAGCGCCGTTCTGTGCCGTTTGTTGATTAAGGCCGGCGCGGACGTGCAGGTCGTGTTAACTGCGGCCGCTGCGCAGTTTGTGACGCCGTTGACGTTCCAAACGTTGACACAACGCCCGGTTTTGACGGACCTGTTCAGTGCGACGTCGGAGGACCCAATCAAGCATATTTCCGTTGCAGACTGGACTGACATCGCGATTGTTGCACCTGCCAGCGCTGATTTGCTGGCCAAGATGGCGCACGGGTTGGCGGATGACGCCGCTAGCTCAACCTTGCTGGCAACGGTGGCGCCAAAATTTGTCGCACCCGCGATGAACTCCCACATGTGGCAGAATCCGGCGACCCAGCGTAACGTGGCCCAGTTGCGCGCTGACGGCGTGCACTTTATTGATCCAGGTGTTGGCTTTCTTGCCGAGGGCTACAGCGGTAGTGGTCGTTTAGCCGAGCCTGAAGCCATCGTGGATGCACTCAGTGACTTTATCCGTACGTCTGGCCAGCAGCTCTTGGCGGGCCGCACCGTGCTCGTGTCAGCCGGTGGGACGCGTGAGGCGATTGATCCTGTGCGCTATATCGGCAACCGGTCATCTGGTAAAATGGGCTACGCCTTGGCACGCGCTGCGCGTGCTTTGGGTGCCCAGGTCACGCTAGTCACGACCGCGCCATTACCTGACCCGAGTGGCATCGCAACCGTCCGCGTGGAGTCAGCCGCCCAGATGCAGCAAGAGATGACGGACCGGTTTGCGACCAGCGATATCACCTTGATGGCTGCGGCTGTGGCGGACTTTGCACCAGCCGAGGTAGCAAAGCACAAGATTAAGAAACAGCCGGATACCACCGGGCTGGATCTGCAACTCCAGAAGACGCCTGATATCCTAGCTTCACTGGGCAAACGCAAGCGCAGTGACCAGTTTCTGCTGGGCTTTGCCGCTGAGACGGACGACCTGCTGAAGAACGCCAGTGCCAAACTGGCGGCGAAGGGCGCGGACATGTTCGCCGCCAACGACGTCAGCAATCCTGCCATCGGGTTTGGCAGTGACAATAACCGGGTGACGCTGTTGACCAAGGATGAAGATCCGTTGCAACTCGAGACGGCTAGTAAGGACGACCTCGCGCTTAATATTCTGAAGCAGATTGCGATTAAGCTACGCGATAATTAG
- a CDS encoding cytochrome b5 domain-containing protein: MSDQTFTLDELKKYNGQNGQPAYVAIDGVVYNLSAVPQWAGGKHHGNVAGQDLSKAILNSPHLKRVLPKLPVVGKLIV, encoded by the coding sequence ATGAGTGATCAAACTTTTACGCTAGACGAACTTAAAAAATATAACGGTCAAAATGGACAACCAGCCTACGTTGCCATCGATGGCGTGGTCTATAATTTGTCCGCCGTTCCGCAGTGGGCAGGTGGTAAGCACCATGGCAACGTCGCGGGTCAAGACTTATCGAAGGCAATCCTGAACTCGCCACATTTGAAGCGTGTTTTGCCAAAGTTGCCAGTTGTGGGCAAACTGATTGTGTAA